From a single Patescibacteria group bacterium genomic region:
- a CDS encoding sigma-70 family RNA polymerase sigma factor, protein MTKTKKTAQKKAIRKKPRKPRAKKELITEKQIEELIQKGKEKGFVTNSELLRIIPKVEDDIDGLERVYDRLKDVSIKVVESVDFLDASNEVKKVDKDKIPLRMESFDNVQMYLREIGRIPLLTAQEEVKLAKGIERGDEESRQNLTQANLRLVVSIAKRYAGRSRSLSLLDLIQEGNIGLFKAVEKFDYHKGYKFSTYATWWIRQAVTRALADQSRTIRIPVHMVETISKYTQIRRRLLQDLGREPLPDEVAVEMEETIEKVRQIMKISQETISLEAPVGDDEEDSNLGAFVEDKKTISPAKVAARKMLKKRLKEILVDLSLREQKILEMRFGLKDNITHTLEEVGHEFGVTRERIRQIEAKALERIRQHENAVKLKGY, encoded by the coding sequence ATGACCAAAACAAAAAAGACAGCTCAAAAAAAAGCTATTAGAAAAAAACCAAGAAAACCTCGGGCGAAAAAAGAGCTCATCACCGAAAAGCAAATTGAAGAATTAATTCAGAAAGGCAAGGAAAAGGGGTTTGTCACAAACTCTGAATTGTTGCGAATAATCCCCAAAGTAGAGGACGATATTGATGGACTGGAAAGGGTTTATGATCGCTTGAAGGATGTAAGTATAAAAGTCGTTGAATCAGTTGATTTTTTGGACGCGTCCAATGAAGTCAAAAAGGTGGACAAAGATAAAATCCCTCTTCGGATGGAATCGTTTGACAATGTTCAAATGTATTTGCGAGAAATTGGGCGGATTCCGCTGTTGACCGCGCAAGAAGAAGTCAAACTCGCTAAAGGGATTGAACGAGGAGATGAAGAATCAAGACAAAACTTAACTCAAGCGAATTTGCGACTGGTCGTGAGTATCGCCAAAAGATACGCTGGACGAAGCCGAAGTTTAAGTTTGCTTGATTTAATCCAAGAGGGCAATATTGGTCTTTTTAAGGCAGTTGAAAAATTTGATTATCATAAGGGGTATAAGTTTTCCACTTACGCCACCTGGTGGATTCGCCAAGCGGTGACGCGCGCGCTTGCCGACCAATCGCGAACAATTAGAATTCCAGTTCATATGGTTGAGACGATTAGCAAATATACTCAAATCAGAAGACGACTTCTTCAAGATTTAGGGAGAGAACCCCTGCCTGACGAAGTCGCCGTTGAAATGGAAGAGACCATCGAAAAAGTTAGGCAAATTATGAAAATTTCCCAAGAGACAATTTCTTTAGAAGCGCCCGTAGGCGACGACGAAGAAGACAGTAATTTGGGGGCGTTTGTTGAAGATAAAAAAACAATTTCTCCCGCCAAAGTCGCGGCGAGAAAAATGCTTAAAAAACGATTAAAAGAAATTTTAGTTGACTTGTCTTTGCGAGAACAGAAAATTTTAGAAATGCGTTTTGGGCTAAAAGATAATATTACCCACACATTAGAAGAAGTCGGACATGAATTTGGCGTGACAAGAGAGCGAATCAGGCAAATAGAAGCGAAAGCGTTAGAAAGAATTCGCCAACACGAAAACGCGGTTAAGTTGAAGGGATACTAA
- the dnaG gene encoding DNA primase, with protein sequence MIDSPIDEIKNRLDIVDVIQGYIRLQKTGRNYRANCPFHAEKTPSFMVSPEKQMWHCFGCGKGGSIFDFVMEMEGLEFGDALRTLAQKAGVELKKTDTKFAEKFRTEKTLLYEICDLANRFFVKQLEESKTGKEMRDYLVERGLHLDTIKEWQIGYAPRGWQSLFDFLSGRGYADDSILKTGLAVQGKNYYDRFRDRIIFPINDLNGAVVGFTGRENPKNPDARMGKYINTPNTLIYDKSCILYGLDKAKVDIRQKDVCILVEGQTDVIMSHQAGVKNAVASSGTALTEQQLRIIKRYTENLTTAFDMDTAGEMATKRGVDLALQFGFNAKVIVLPDNQDPADCIRKDAHVWEKAIGEAEELVAFYFDGAFSKNDKETVNGKKEISGIILPVLKKISNKVEQAHWLQELAARLKIQEAALIEEMDKVKTEKKFSQEETNLNPTLFDSEEYTIGLVLSHPEHFEKYKDEANGLFARLELKQIFEALKTDAGWKKDLKNLKNNLPLDLFEKTNYLTFMIEARKDMREDFNPEKEMEFCFDQLKDRYLRKKRNKLSLDIKEAENRGDQSLLKQLTEKFNKIQ encoded by the coding sequence ATGATTGATTCTCCAATAGATGAAATTAAAAACCGATTGGATATTGTGGATGTGATTCAGGGATATATCCGCCTGCAGAAGACGGGGCGGAATTATCGCGCGAATTGCCCTTTTCACGCGGAGAAAACGCCTTCTTTTATGGTTTCTCCCGAAAAGCAGATGTGGCACTGTTTCGGATGCGGCAAAGGGGGGAGTATTTTTGATTTTGTCATGGAGATGGAGGGGTTGGAATTTGGCGACGCTTTGCGGACTTTAGCTCAAAAAGCGGGAGTGGAATTAAAAAAAACAGATACCAAATTTGCCGAAAAATTTAGAACTGAAAAGACACTCCTTTATGAAATTTGCGATTTAGCCAACCGTTTTTTTGTGAAGCAGTTGGAAGAAAGCAAGACAGGAAAGGAAATGAGGGATTATCTTGTTGAGAGAGGTCTCCATTTAGACACAATTAAAGAATGGCAAATCGGATACGCGCCCAGGGGCTGGCAATCACTCTTTGATTTTTTAAGCGGTCGCGGCTACGCTGATGATAGTATTTTGAAAACTGGCTTAGCCGTCCAAGGTAAAAATTATTACGATCGTTTTCGCGATAGAATTATTTTCCCTATTAACGATCTTAATGGTGCGGTTGTCGGATTTACGGGGCGAGAAAATCCTAAAAATCCTGACGCGCGCATGGGAAAATATATTAATACTCCCAATACGCTTATTTACGATAAGAGTTGTATTTTATATGGATTAGACAAGGCGAAAGTTGACATTCGGCAAAAAGATGTTTGTATTTTAGTGGAAGGACAAACAGATGTAATTATGTCGCATCAAGCGGGAGTTAAGAACGCGGTCGCTAGTTCTGGAACCGCCCTCACGGAACAACAATTGAGAATTATTAAGCGATATACAGAAAATTTAACAACGGCTTTTGATATGGACACAGCTGGAGAGATGGCGACAAAAAGAGGAGTTGACTTGGCTCTTCAATTTGGTTTTAACGCCAAAGTCATTGTTTTGCCCGATAATCAAGACCCAGCGGATTGCATCAGAAAAGACGCTCATGTCTGGGAAAAAGCGATTGGCGAAGCGGAGGAATTGGTCGCGTTTTATTTTGACGGCGCTTTTTCAAAAAACGACAAAGAAACAGTGAACGGTAAAAAAGAAATTAGCGGAATTATTTTGCCGGTTCTCAAAAAGATTTCTAATAAAGTTGAACAGGCGCATTGGCTTCAGGAATTGGCGGCGCGGTTGAAAATTCAAGAAGCGGCTTTAATTGAAGAAATGGATAAGGTTAAAACAGAAAAAAAGTTTTCTCAAGAAGAAACCAACCTGAACCCGACATTATTTGATTCTGAAGAATACACAATCGGCCTTGTTTTGTCTCACCCCGAACATTTTGAAAAGTACAAAGACGAAGCGAACGGTTTATTCGCGCGTTTGGAGTTGAAACAAATATTTGAAGCGCTAAAAACAGACGCTGGTTGGAAAAAGGACTTAAAAAATCTTAAAAACAATTTGCCGCTGGATTTGTTTGAAAAAACAAATTATTTAACTTTTATGATAGAAGCGCGAAAAGATATGCGGGAGGACTTTAATCCAGAGAAAGAAATGGAGTTTTGTTTTGATCAATTAAAAGATCGATATTTAAGGAAAAAAAGAAATAAGTTATCGCTGGATATTAAAGAAGCGGAGAATAGGGGAGACCAGTCATTATTAAAACAATTAACTGAAAAATTTAATAAAATACAATGA
- a CDS encoding DNA alkylation repair protein has protein sequence MLNQLKNELRKAGDKRRAEVSARFFKTGKGEYGEGDVFLGVGAPKQRLCAKKYADLGMGDLRKLLLSKIHDHRSVALYILILQYKKSDAKGQKKIFDFYLKNIENVNNWDLVDSSAPQIVGDYLLNKNRRILYKLAKSPNLWKRRISILSTYHFIKNNDFEDTLKISEALLEDKHDLIHKAVGWMLREVGNRDQKTEERFLKKHYRKMPRTMLRYAIEKFEEKKRKFYLKK, from the coding sequence ATGCTGAATCAATTAAAAAACGAATTGCGAAAAGCGGGGGATAAAAGACGGGCGGAGGTTTCGGCGAGGTTTTTTAAGACAGGAAAGGGGGAGTATGGGGAGGGCGATGTTTTTTTGGGGGTTGGCGCGCCGAAACAACGATTATGCGCGAAAAAATACGCTGATTTAGGGATGGGGGATTTGCGGAAATTGCTTTTGAGCAAGATTCACGACCATCGGTCAGTCGCTTTATATATTTTAATTCTCCAATACAAAAAATCGGACGCGAAGGGTCAAAAAAAGATTTTTGACTTTTACTTAAAAAACATAGAGAATGTCAATAACTGGGATTTAGTGGATTCGTCCGCGCCGCAGATTGTAGGGGACTATTTACTAAACAAAAACAGAAGAATTTTATATAAATTAGCCAAGTCGCCTAATTTGTGGAAAAGAAGAATTTCTATTTTATCTACTTACCATTTTATTAAAAACAACGACTTTGAAGACACGCTCAAAATTTCGGAAGCGCTTTTGGAGGATAAGCATGATTTAATTCACAAAGCGGTTGGTTGGATGTTGAGGGAAGTTGGAAACAGGGACCAAAAAACAGAAGAACGGTTTTTAAAAAAACATTACAGAAAAATGCCGAGAACAATGCTGCGATACGCGATTGAAAAGTTTGAGGAGAAGAAAAGAAAGTTTTATTTGAAAAAATAA
- a CDS encoding M48 family metallopeptidase: MATLYTQKDSNIRKTWVLISLFLIFIIGLGWIFSYQFESPVILVAAVIFSSAMSFSSYWYSDKIVLKISKAREIKKSDSPELYRLVENLAITAGLPLPKIYIIDEASPNAFATGRDPEHAVVAVTRGLLEKLEKSELEGVLAHEMSHIGNRDILLQTVVVVLVGLVALLSNWFLRWSIFGGRRRSNDGGGRLGAIMAVVGIILAILSPLIALLIQMTISRKREFLADANGALLTRYPEGLAKALEKISKDATPLKVANKATAHMYIANPFKGKKVSKLFMTHPPIEERVKILRGMEV; the protein is encoded by the coding sequence ATGGCTACTCTTTACACTCAAAAAGACAGCAATATCCGGAAGACCTGGGTTTTGATTTCGCTTTTTTTGATTTTTATCATCGGGCTCGGCTGGATTTTTAGTTATCAGTTTGAGAGTCCGGTTATTTTGGTCGCTGCGGTTATTTTCAGTTCAGCGATGAGTTTTTCGTCTTATTGGTATTCGGACAAAATTGTTTTGAAAATCAGCAAAGCGAGGGAAATTAAAAAGAGCGACAGCCCGGAATTGTATCGCTTGGTTGAAAATCTCGCTATTACGGCGGGATTGCCTTTGCCCAAAATTTACATTATTGATGAGGCGTCGCCGAACGCTTTCGCGACGGGACGCGATCCGGAGCATGCCGTTGTCGCTGTGACGAGAGGGCTTTTGGAAAAATTGGAAAAATCAGAATTGGAAGGGGTTTTGGCGCATGAAATGAGCCACATCGGAAATAGGGACATTCTTTTGCAAACGGTTGTCGTTGTTTTGGTCGGATTGGTCGCTTTACTTTCTAATTGGTTTCTGCGCTGGAGTATTTTTGGCGGCAGACGGAGGAGCAATGATGGCGGCGGACGACTTGGCGCGATTATGGCGGTCGTTGGAATTATTCTCGCGATTTTATCGCCGCTCATCGCTCTCTTAATCCAAATGACCATTTCCCGAAAAAGAGAATTTTTGGCCGACGCCAATGGCGCTTTGTTGACGCGCTATCCCGAAGGGCTGGCAAAAGCGCTCGAAAAAATATCCAAAGACGCGACCCCTCTAAAAGTAGCCAACAAAGCAACTGCTCATATGTATATTGCCAATCCCTTCAAAGGCAAAAAAGTAAGCAAACTATTCATGACCCACCCCCCGATAGAAGAAAGAGTTAAAATTTTAAGGGGAATGGAGGTGTAA
- a CDS encoding LemA family protein, giving the protein MPTILWVIIILAVVVVLWLIAIYNGLIKMRNRTDEAWSDIDVQLKRRYDLIPNLIETVKGYAAHEKTLFEKVTQARTAAMGAENPNEKAEKENILSGTLKSLFAVSENYPDLKANENFLELQRELTDTEDKIQASRRFYNGNVRDINIKIQQFPNNLIAGALGFKKRDFFETENEAEREPVKVSF; this is encoded by the coding sequence ATGCCAACAATTTTGTGGGTTATAATTATTTTAGCGGTTGTTGTTGTTCTGTGGTTAATCGCCATCTATAACGGCTTGATTAAGATGAGAAACAGAACAGACGAAGCGTGGTCCGATATAGATGTTCAATTAAAAAGGAGATATGATTTAATTCCTAATTTGATTGAAACGGTTAAGGGATACGCCGCGCATGAAAAAACGCTTTTTGAGAAAGTAACACAAGCCCGAACGGCGGCGATGGGCGCGGAAAATCCAAACGAAAAAGCGGAAAAAGAAAACATTTTGTCGGGAACTTTGAAATCATTATTCGCCGTGTCAGAAAATTATCCCGATTTGAAAGCGAACGAAAATTTTTTGGAACTGCAAAGAGAATTGACCGACACCGAAGACAAAATCCAAGCGTCGCGCCGATTTTACAACGGCAATGTCCGCGACATCAATATTAAAATTCAACAATTCCCCAACAACTTAATCGCTGGGGCGCTCGGCTTTAAGAAAAGAGATTTCTTTGAGACAGAAAACGAAGCGGAAAGGGAGCCGGTCAAAGTCAGTTTCTAA
- the groL gene encoding chaperonin GroEL (60 kDa chaperone family; promotes refolding of misfolded polypeptides especially under stressful conditions; forms two stacked rings of heptamers to form a barrel-shaped 14mer; ends can be capped by GroES; misfolded proteins enter the barrel where they are refolded when GroES binds), whose translation MAKQIKFDEQARHLLKKGVDKLANAVKVTLGPKGRNVVLDRGFGSPEITNDGVTIAKEIELENKFENIGAEIIKEVASKTNDMAGDGTTTATILTQAIVTQGLRNVTAGANPLALKKGIEKGVKAVVSELKKMSKKIAGKAEIAQVATISAEDSEIGNMIAEVIQQIGKDGVVTVEESQTLGMSQEIVKGMRIDKGYISAYMVTNTEKMQAEYDDPYILITDKKISSIQEILPLLEKITQSGKKDVVIIAEDVDGDALATLVVNRLRGTFNALAVKAPGFGDRRKEMLEDIAVLTGGQVISEEVGLKLESAELKMLGRARKVITDKETTTIVEGQGGKSEIEARINQIKMELSKSDSDFDKEKLQERLAKLSGGVAVIKVGAATETEQKYKKAKTDDALAATKAAVAEGIVPGGGVALIRALSALDEVKAKGEEKIGLAILKKALEEPLRQIANNAGQDGSVVVDAIKKNKGAYGYNAATNKYEDLFAAGVIDPTKVVRAALENAASAAAMLLTTECVITDLPAPKHTCGSPMGGGMGGGMPGMM comes from the coding sequence ATGGCAAAACAAATTAAATTTGACGAACAAGCCAGACACCTGCTTAAAAAGGGTGTTGATAAATTAGCTAATGCCGTTAAAGTGACCTTAGGTCCCAAGGGACGCAATGTCGTTTTAGACAGGGGTTTTGGTTCTCCGGAAATTACCAACGATGGCGTGACGATTGCCAAGGAAATTGAATTGGAGAATAAATTTGAAAATATTGGCGCGGAGATTATTAAAGAAGTTGCCAGCAAAACCAATGATATGGCGGGCGATGGAACAACCACGGCGACTATTTTAACGCAAGCGATTGTGACGCAGGGTTTGAGAAATGTGACGGCGGGCGCTAATCCTTTGGCGTTAAAGAAGGGAATTGAAAAAGGCGTTAAGGCGGTGGTGAGCGAATTAAAAAAGATGTCAAAAAAAATTGCCGGGAAAGCGGAAATCGCGCAGGTTGCGACTATTTCAGCCGAGGATTCTGAAATCGGCAATATGATCGCCGAAGTTATCCAGCAAATCGGCAAAGACGGCGTTGTGACAGTTGAAGAGTCGCAAACACTTGGCATGTCCCAAGAGATCGTCAAAGGAATGAGAATTGACAAAGGATATATTTCCGCCTATATGGTCACAAATACCGAAAAAATGCAAGCGGAATACGACGACCCGTATATTTTAATCACGGATAAGAAAATTTCAAGCATTCAAGAAATTTTGCCCCTTTTGGAAAAAATTACTCAAAGCGGCAAAAAGGATGTCGTCATTATCGCCGAGGATGTTGACGGAGACGCTTTGGCGACTTTGGTTGTGAACCGATTGAGAGGGACTTTTAACGCTTTGGCAGTTAAAGCGCCTGGGTTTGGCGATCGCCGCAAAGAGATGTTGGAGGATATCGCCGTTTTGACGGGCGGGCAAGTTATTTCCGAAGAAGTCGGACTTAAACTGGAAAGCGCCGAATTAAAAATGCTTGGACGCGCGCGCAAAGTCATTACTGATAAAGAAACCACGACGATTGTTGAAGGGCAGGGAGGCAAGTCGGAAATTGAGGCGAGAATTAATCAAATTAAAATGGAATTAAGCAAAAGCGATTCTGATTTTGATAAAGAAAAATTACAGGAACGGCTGGCAAAATTGTCAGGCGGTGTGGCAGTGATTAAAGTTGGCGCTGCGACCGAAACAGAACAAAAATATAAAAAAGCCAAAACAGACGACGCATTGGCGGCGACGAAAGCGGCAGTCGCGGAAGGAATTGTTCCAGGCGGAGGCGTCGCGCTGATCAGAGCATTGTCGGCGCTGGATGAAGTTAAAGCGAAAGGAGAGGAAAAAATCGGGCTGGCTATTTTGAAGAAAGCGCTTGAAGAGCCGTTGAGGCAAATCGCCAATAACGCCGGACAAGACGGTTCGGTTGTTGTTGACGCGATTAAGAAGAACAAGGGCGCTTATGGATATAACGCGGCGACTAATAAATACGAAGACCTTTTCGCAGCGGGCGTAATTGACCCGACGAAAGTTGTTCGCGCGGCGCTTGAGAACGCCGCTTCAGCCGCGGCAATGCTTTTGACGACAGAATGCGTCATTACTGACTTGCCCGCGCCAAAACACACCTGTGGCTCGCCCATGGGCGGAGGAATGGGTGGCGGAATGCCAGGAATGATGTAA
- a CDS encoding co-chaperone GroES has product MKIKPLSDRVLIEPISVEDKTASGIILPDTADKEKSEQGKVVAVGPGKPKKPMSVKKGDIVLFAKYGPSEIKIDKKEYLIAREEDILAILEK; this is encoded by the coding sequence ATGAAAATCAAACCATTATCTGATAGAGTTCTCATTGAACCAATTTCGGTTGAGGACAAAACGGCTTCGGGTATTATTTTGCCTGACACAGCCGATAAAGAAAAATCGGAGCAAGGCAAGGTGGTCGCGGTTGGACCAGGCAAACCCAAAAAGCCAATGAGCGTTAAGAAAGGCGACATCGTTCTTTTTGCCAAATATGGCCCGAGCGAAATTAAAATAGATAAAAAAGAATATTTAATAGCCAGAGAAGAAGATATTTTGGCGATTTTAGAGAAATAA